One genomic segment of Gemmatimonadaceae bacterium includes these proteins:
- a CDS encoding LD-carboxypeptidase: protein MSPDASDPLTLTDGAAAAPLPPATLVGPTPPEALLRPAPISKGDTIGVVAPSYSPRVGWLTRGVKALERAGYTVLLDPEITTLRRFTRAEDERRAENFMGIWLDPRVKAVIGGTGGYGAVRMIPYLEPQIFESNPKAFVGYSDITALHLWLMRCAKLRVFHGPTVDDLIPSVRDPTMTSLLAALTAPRPTTRIGRDMARAAKQGRATGRLVGGNLSLVQQSIGTPYEIDVSNAILFLEETRDPMSVVDERLVHLRAAGLLSQVRGIVFGQLSLDRSEEDEFEDFVLDLVSDLDVPVLMDFPAGHEVPNLTIPVGTEVELVVEETTGWIVYREDALAAPGSAEPAASSSAA, encoded by the coding sequence ATGAGCCCCGACGCTTCCGATCCCCTCACGCTGACTGACGGCGCGGCGGCCGCACCGCTGCCTCCGGCGACGTTGGTTGGTCCCACGCCACCCGAGGCGCTCCTTCGACCCGCGCCGATCTCAAAGGGCGACACGATCGGAGTCGTCGCGCCATCGTACTCGCCGCGCGTCGGCTGGTTGACACGCGGCGTCAAAGCGCTGGAGCGTGCGGGATACACTGTTCTCCTCGATCCCGAAATAACTACGCTGCGCCGTTTCACACGCGCCGAAGACGAGCGACGCGCCGAGAATTTCATGGGCATTTGGCTCGATCCGCGGGTCAAGGCAGTGATTGGTGGAACCGGCGGTTATGGTGCGGTGCGCATGATCCCGTATCTCGAACCGCAGATCTTCGAGAGCAATCCGAAGGCCTTCGTCGGGTATTCGGATATCACCGCGCTCCACCTCTGGCTCATGCGCTGCGCGAAGCTGCGAGTCTTTCACGGTCCAACCGTCGACGATCTCATTCCGAGCGTGCGGGACCCGACGATGACATCGCTGCTAGCGGCGCTCACAGCGCCGCGCCCAACGACGCGTATTGGCCGCGACATGGCGCGCGCGGCGAAGCAAGGACGCGCGACGGGACGACTCGTTGGCGGTAATCTGTCGCTCGTTCAGCAATCGATCGGAACGCCGTACGAAATCGACGTGAGTAACGCGATCCTCTTTCTCGAGGAGACGCGAGATCCAATGTCGGTCGTCGATGAGCGTCTCGTCCACCTCCGCGCTGCGGGTCTCCTGTCGCAGGTTCGTGGCATAGTGTTCGGTCAGCTATCGCTCGACCGGTCCGAGGAAGACGAGTTCGAAGACTTCGTCCTCGATCTCGTCTCCGATCTCGACGTACCGGTACTCATGGATTTCCCCGCCGGACACGAGGTACCCAACCTAACGATTCCCGTGGGAACGGAGGTCGAGCTCGTCGTGGAAGAGACGACCGGCTGGATCGTCTATCGCGAGGATGCACTCGCTGCGCCCGGTTCGGCCGAACCCGCGGCGTCGTCATCGGCTGCATAG
- a CDS encoding 4-hydroxy-3-methylbut-2-enyl diphosphate reductase, producing the protein MMPPSSPSPDSSTYFRKGFGLKAEVQEELAAYEGALVDRMKASDYTLSVGDVTIRLAREFGFCYGVERAVEYAYQTRRKFPDRRIVLVGEIIHNPYVNARLRDMGIEILERGDRSTFDFSSIREEDVVILPAFGVTIEDFEQLRTLGCILVDTTCGSVLNVWKRVESYARDGFTALIHGKYYHEETRATASQVRKHGEGHYLVVRDMNEARLVCDFIEGKTDASTISSRFAPHAVSPAFDPRIHLRKLGVANQTTMLARESLEIGQEVGAAIERARGQAARAEEFRTFDTICSATQERQDAVMELLSEPLDAMIVIGGFNSSNTISLAALCAERVPTYHVESAAAIDPEHKSIHYRHPGIRHVEAEISDWLPASGAVRVGLTAGASTPNNKIGEAIVRILATRDVEPD; encoded by the coding sequence ATGATGCCTCCGTCGTCTCCCTCGCCAGACTCGTCCACCTACTTCCGAAAGGGCTTCGGCCTCAAAGCCGAGGTCCAGGAGGAGCTCGCCGCGTACGAGGGAGCGCTCGTAGATCGCATGAAGGCAAGCGATTACACGCTCTCGGTCGGCGACGTGACCATCCGTCTCGCCCGTGAGTTCGGCTTCTGTTACGGTGTCGAGCGTGCCGTGGAATACGCCTACCAGACCCGCCGGAAGTTTCCGGACCGGCGGATCGTTCTCGTCGGCGAGATCATCCACAATCCCTATGTGAACGCGCGGCTGCGCGACATGGGCATCGAGATTCTGGAGCGGGGCGATCGGAGCACGTTCGATTTCTCTTCCATACGGGAAGAGGACGTGGTGATCCTTCCCGCCTTCGGCGTGACGATCGAGGACTTCGAGCAACTTCGCACACTCGGCTGCATCCTGGTTGACACGACGTGCGGCTCGGTATTGAACGTGTGGAAACGTGTCGAAAGCTACGCTCGCGATGGTTTCACGGCGCTCATTCACGGCAAGTACTATCACGAGGAGACGCGAGCGACGGCTTCCCAGGTTCGGAAGCACGGTGAAGGCCACTACCTCGTCGTTCGCGATATGAACGAAGCGCGATTGGTTTGCGACTTCATCGAGGGAAAGACTGACGCCTCGACGATCTCGTCGCGCTTTGCTCCGCACGCCGTGTCGCCCGCCTTCGATCCGCGCATCCACCTGCGAAAGCTCGGCGTCGCAAACCAGACGACGATGCTCGCTCGCGAATCACTGGAAATCGGACAGGAGGTGGGCGCCGCGATTGAACGGGCCCGCGGTCAAGCGGCGCGCGCCGAAGAGTTTCGTACTTTCGACACGATCTGCAGCGCCACGCAGGAACGGCAGGACGCGGTAATGGAGCTACTGAGCGAGCCGCTCGACGCGATGATCGTGATCGGCGGCTTCAACTCGAGCAACACGATTTCACTCGCGGCGCTCTGTGCGGAGCGTGTGCCCACGTACCATGTCGAGTCTGCGGCCGCAATCGATCCCGAGCACAAGTCGATTCACTACCGGCACCCCGGGATCAGGCATGTCGAGGCGGAAATCTCGGATTGGCTGCCGGCCTCGGGAGCGGTGCGCGTAGGGCTGACAGCGGGCGCGAGTACGCCGAACAACAAGATCGGCGAAGCAATCGTACGCATCTTGGCAACTCGGGACGTGGAACCCGACTGA
- a CDS encoding XdhC family protein has translation MSELLEQFTSVEASGRPAALATLVAAAGATPKKAGSTMWVSEQGDVIGSVTIGGCVDARVIEQAERVIASGKPELLRMTLGDEDAWELGLTCGGEVDVLVQRVDPVSDTDPSARAYALARDAYESGRASMVVSRLDGRNERLVVDERGATRGTLGDAGLDEDAVEVARARLAGDQMSAVERVRPEGGDEVPLFFERLAPPETLIICGASHVAMSLAVFARELGMRTVIVDGRERMATKSRFPTADEIHVGMPSEITEQLRITRRSYVALLAHDYKYDLPVLREVLRSDAGYVGMLGSRRRGETIRSMLREEGFSASELARLHSPIGLAIGAKSAGEIALAIVAEIVAVREGRADSLERVLPNAALAPTPADQPEAMVR, from the coding sequence ATGAGCGAGCTACTCGAGCAATTCACCTCGGTAGAAGCGTCTGGTCGTCCTGCGGCGCTGGCGACGCTTGTGGCCGCGGCAGGGGCGACGCCGAAGAAGGCGGGATCAACGATGTGGGTCTCGGAGCAGGGAGACGTCATCGGCTCCGTGACGATCGGCGGATGCGTGGATGCACGCGTGATCGAACAGGCGGAGCGCGTGATCGCATCGGGAAAGCCCGAGTTGCTGCGGATGACGTTAGGCGACGAGGATGCGTGGGAGCTTGGCTTGACGTGCGGTGGCGAGGTCGACGTCTTGGTGCAGCGAGTGGATCCGGTGAGTGACACCGATCCAAGCGCGCGGGCATATGCGCTGGCGCGAGACGCGTATGAATCCGGGCGCGCGTCGATGGTGGTGTCGCGCCTCGACGGTCGTAATGAGCGACTCGTCGTGGACGAACGCGGCGCAACCCGCGGCACGCTTGGCGACGCAGGTCTGGACGAAGACGCGGTCGAGGTAGCCCGGGCCCGATTGGCCGGAGACCAGATGTCGGCGGTCGAGCGCGTCAGGCCGGAAGGCGGCGATGAAGTGCCGCTTTTCTTCGAGCGGCTCGCGCCGCCGGAGACGCTGATCATCTGCGGCGCGAGTCACGTCGCCATGTCGCTCGCCGTGTTCGCGCGCGAGCTGGGAATGCGGACAGTGATCGTGGACGGGCGGGAGCGAATGGCAACGAAGAGCCGCTTCCCCACCGCGGACGAGATCCACGTGGGCATGCCGTCGGAGATCACCGAGCAGCTTCGCATAACGAGGCGCAGCTACGTCGCGTTGCTGGCGCACGACTACAAGTATGATTTGCCGGTCTTGCGCGAGGTCCTGCGCAGCGACGCGGGCTATGTCGGCATGCTCGGAAGCCGCCGGCGCGGTGAGACGATTCGCTCGATGCTCCGTGAGGAAGGATTTTCGGCGTCGGAGCTGGCGCGGTTGCATTCGCCGATCGGGCTCGCGATCGGGGCGAAGAGTGCGGGGGAGATCGCGCTGGCGATCGTGGCGGAAATCGTCGCGGTTCGCGAGGGGCGTGCCGATAGCCTGGAACGAGTACTGCCTAACGCGGCGCTCGCACCGACACCGGCGGACCAGCCCGAGGCGATGGTGCGCTGA
- a CDS encoding iron-sulfur cluster assembly scaffold protein, with amino-acid sequence MDQGLPYGSAITEHFRRPRNYGSLPNASAEAEGVNPLCGDRVRVAIRLDAGTIVDARFTANACAICIAAASLLTERLPGMSSAAASRLSDDDALALLQSSVPAARRRCATLPLEALHRALTLSVQDIEQLPST; translated from the coding sequence ATGGACCAGGGGCTGCCATACGGGAGCGCGATCACCGAGCATTTTCGACGGCCGCGCAATTACGGGTCGCTGCCTAACGCGTCAGCGGAAGCGGAGGGCGTGAATCCGCTTTGTGGCGATCGGGTTCGAGTCGCTATTCGGCTCGATGCCGGCACAATCGTCGACGCGCGCTTTACGGCCAACGCCTGTGCGATCTGCATTGCCGCGGCGTCCCTTCTCACCGAACGACTGCCCGGCATGTCGAGCGCTGCCGCATCGCGCTTGAGCGACGACGATGCGCTCGCGTTGCTCCAGAGCAGCGTGCCGGCGGCGCGGCGTCGCTGCGCGACCCTTCCGCTCGAGGCACTACATCGCGCGCTCACCTTGTCGGTGCAAGACATCGAGCAACTGCCCTCGACATGA
- a CDS encoding nucleotidyltransferase family protein has translation MIATVLLAAGSARRFDGTQKLLATVRSGDAEVALVRHSIAGLLGAGLREIVVVIGRDAEAVRQSLDGVEVRFALNPDYAAGMSTSLRKGVVEAFRLWPNADGVLVALGDQPLTGTGIIEALLSNALDDDAHVRHAIVAPRFRGEVGNPVLFARGLVPELLEVSGDRGGRAVLERDESRVCYVDFDRAMPADVDTVSDLAVLTNISRS, from the coding sequence ATGATCGCCACCGTGCTTCTGGCCGCAGGCAGTGCACGACGCTTCGACGGGACGCAAAAGCTGCTCGCGACCGTTCGCTCCGGGGACGCGGAGGTCGCGCTCGTGCGTCATTCCATTGCCGGACTGCTTGGAGCCGGGCTACGAGAGATCGTCGTCGTAATTGGCCGCGACGCGGAGGCGGTGCGTCAATCGCTGGACGGCGTGGAAGTGCGGTTCGCACTCAACCCGGACTATGCGGCTGGCATGAGCACCTCTCTGAGAAAAGGAGTAGTCGAGGCGTTTCGCCTGTGGCCGAATGCGGACGGAGTCCTTGTCGCGCTCGGCGATCAGCCACTGACAGGGACGGGCATCATCGAAGCGTTGCTCTCCAACGCTCTCGACGATGACGCACACGTCCGACATGCGATTGTTGCACCTCGCTTTCGCGGAGAAGTCGGAAATCCCGTGCTTTTCGCGCGCGGGCTCGTGCCGGAGCTTCTCGAGGTGAGCGGGGACCGCGGCGGGCGCGCGGTCCTCGAACGCGACGAATCACGCGTGTGCTATGTCGACTTCGATCGCGCGATGCCGGCCGATGTCGATACGGTGAGCGATCTCGCGGTGCTGACGAACATTTCTCGCAGCTAG
- the msrB gene encoding peptide-methionine (R)-S-oxide reductase MsrB, with protein MSEAKPGRSETEHVEKSDAEWREDLTPEQYRVLREKGTERPFTGRYWNEHADGVYRCAACGNPLFDASTKFESGSGWPSFSEPVESGRVGTEDDRSHFMRRTEVHCARCGGHLGHVFDDGPQPTGLRYCINSASLDLEKDAK; from the coding sequence ATGAGCGAAGCAAAGCCAGGGAGAAGCGAGACCGAGCACGTGGAGAAATCGGACGCCGAATGGAGGGAAGATCTCACACCGGAGCAGTATCGGGTGCTGAGGGAGAAGGGCACAGAGCGGCCGTTCACTGGCAGGTACTGGAACGAACACGCGGACGGAGTCTACCGGTGCGCGGCTTGTGGCAATCCACTCTTCGACGCCTCGACGAAGTTCGAATCGGGATCAGGGTGGCCGAGCTTTTCCGAGCCTGTCGAGAGCGGCCGCGTCGGAACCGAGGATGATCGCAGTCACTTCATGCGTCGCACGGAAGTGCACTGCGCGCGGTGCGGTGGGCATCTCGGGCACGTGTTCGACGACGGGCCGCAGCCGACTGGCCTCCGCTACTGCATCAACTCGGCGTCGCTCGATCTGGAGAAGGACGCGAAGTAG
- a CDS encoding long-chain fatty acid--CoA ligase yields MQGLMMDVPLTIPLIVRHAEALHGNKIVASRLPDRSVRHLTYAEVLGRARRLAGALRTLGIQRGDRVATFCWNHHQHVETYFAAPCMGAVVHTLNIRLGAEELSYIANHAGDSVVIVDRVLLPAFERFRDRLTSVREVIVVDGDGEGPAGALDYESLIAEAEPDAFEEVIDERDAAAMCYTSGTTGRPRGVVYSHRSQILHTLVVLQPVCLGLSERDTVLPVVPMFHANAWGVPYAATLAGANQVHAGPYLDPRSLLELLSTERVTGTMGVPTIWMGILQELDRTPGAYDLSTLRNVMIGGAAVPESLIRAFAERHGIAITQGWGMTETSPVGSMSTLTSELAERDADVQYAYQARAGRPLPLFEVRVRDDDGVHAWDDNGMAELEVRAPWVAASYYHAPETSDRFTEDGWFKTGDMASIDARGYIAIRDRAKDVIKSGGEWISSVALENAIMGMPAVAEATVVGIAHARWDERPLALVVLREGATCTLEAIRAHLGPQFPKWWLPDAVEFVAAIPKTSVGKFQKREIRHRYRDYFAHVDSSATTTSEPSLAPPVAAGKPA; encoded by the coding sequence ATGCAGGGACTGATGATGGACGTGCCGCTCACGATCCCGCTGATCGTGCGACACGCGGAAGCGCTCCACGGCAACAAGATCGTTGCGAGCCGATTGCCCGATCGGAGCGTGCGTCATCTGACCTACGCTGAGGTACTCGGACGCGCGCGTCGTCTCGCCGGCGCGCTTCGCACGCTCGGAATACAGCGGGGCGACCGCGTGGCGACGTTCTGCTGGAATCATCATCAACACGTCGAAACCTATTTCGCGGCGCCCTGCATGGGCGCCGTCGTGCATACACTCAACATCCGACTCGGCGCGGAGGAGCTCTCCTACATAGCGAACCACGCGGGCGATAGCGTTGTGATCGTCGACCGCGTGCTACTCCCGGCATTCGAGCGATTCCGCGACCGCCTGACGAGCGTGCGCGAAGTGATCGTCGTCGATGGGGACGGCGAGGGTCCGGCCGGGGCGCTCGATTATGAATCGCTCATCGCGGAAGCAGAGCCCGATGCGTTCGAGGAAGTCATCGACGAGCGTGACGCCGCCGCGATGTGCTATACGAGCGGCACGACCGGTCGCCCGCGTGGCGTCGTCTACTCCCATCGATCGCAGATCCTCCATACGCTCGTGGTGCTTCAGCCGGTGTGTCTCGGGCTCTCCGAGCGAGACACCGTGCTGCCGGTGGTGCCGATGTTTCACGCGAATGCGTGGGGCGTGCCGTACGCGGCAACGCTCGCTGGAGCAAACCAGGTGCACGCCGGTCCCTATCTCGATCCGCGCAGCTTGCTCGAGCTGCTCTCGACCGAGCGCGTGACCGGAACGATGGGCGTGCCGACGATCTGGATGGGGATTCTGCAGGAGCTCGACCGCACCCCCGGCGCCTATGATCTGTCGACGCTGCGCAATGTGATGATCGGTGGCGCGGCCGTTCCCGAATCATTGATTCGAGCGTTCGCGGAACGACACGGCATCGCCATCACGCAAGGATGGGGAATGACGGAGACGTCGCCTGTCGGCAGCATGTCGACACTCACGAGCGAGCTCGCCGAGCGGGACGCCGATGTGCAGTATGCATATCAGGCGCGTGCCGGACGTCCATTGCCGCTCTTCGAAGTCCGCGTACGCGACGACGACGGCGTGCATGCCTGGGATGACAACGGCATGGCCGAGCTCGAAGTGAGGGCACCGTGGGTCGCCGCGTCGTACTACCACGCGCCCGAAACGAGCGATCGCTTCACCGAGGACGGCTGGTTCAAGACCGGCGACATGGCCAGCATCGATGCGCGGGGCTACATCGCGATCCGCGATCGCGCAAAGGATGTGATCAAGTCCGGCGGTGAGTGGATCAGCTCTGTGGCTCTCGAGAATGCCATCATGGGAATGCCCGCGGTGGCCGAAGCGACGGTCGTCGGCATCGCGCATGCGCGATGGGACGAGCGGCCGCTGGCGCTGGTCGTGTTGCGCGAGGGCGCAACCTGCACGCTCGAGGCGATTCGGGCGCACCTCGGGCCGCAGTTCCCGAAGTGGTGGTTGCCCGACGCCGTGGAGTTCGTCGCGGCCATTCCGAAGACGAGCGTCGGAAAGTTCCAGAAGCGCGAGATCCGCCATCGGTACCGGGATTACTTTGCTCACGTCGACTCTTCCGCGACGACCACGTCCGAGCCGAGCCTCGCGCCGCCTGTCGCCGCCGGGAAACCTGCATAA